A window of the Streptococcus sp. 116-D4 genome harbors these coding sequences:
- a CDS encoding competence/damage-inducible protein A, whose amino-acid sequence MKAEIIAVGTEILTGQIVNTNAQFLSEKLAEIGVDVYFQTAVGDNEARLLSLLEIASQRSSLVILTGGLGPTEDDLTKQTLAQFLGKELVFDLQAQEKLDVFFAQRPDYARTPNNERQAQIVEGATPLPNETGLAVGGMLEVKGVTYVVLPGPPSELKPMVLNQLLPKLMTGSKLYSRVLRFFGIGESQLVTILADLIDHQTDPTLAPYAKTGEVTLRLSTKASNQEEANKGLDILENQILGRQTFEGLSLQDLCYGYGEETSIASIVVEELKKQGKTITAAESLTAGLFQATVADFPGASSIFKGGFVTYSLEEKSKMLDIPAKDLEEQGVVSEYTAQKMAEQARIKTQSDFGLSLTGVAGPDNLEGHPAGTVFIGLAQEQGTEVIKVNIGGRSRADVRHIAVMHAFNLVRKALLSD is encoded by the coding sequence ATGAAAGCAGAAATCATTGCTGTTGGAACAGAGATTTTGACAGGACAGATTGTCAACACTAATGCTCAATTTTTATCGGAAAAACTAGCTGAGATTGGAGTAGATGTTTATTTCCAGACGGCTGTAGGAGACAATGAAGCTCGTCTCTTGTCTTTGCTTGAGATTGCCAGTCAACGTAGCAGTCTGGTGATTTTGACAGGTGGTTTGGGACCAACTGAGGACGATTTGACCAAACAAACCCTGGCTCAATTTTTAGGGAAAGAATTAGTCTTCGATCTTCAGGCGCAGGAGAAGTTGGATGTCTTTTTTGCCCAGAGACCAGACTATGCCCGAACACCGAATAATGAAAGACAAGCTCAAATTGTAGAAGGGGCGACTCCACTGCCCAACGAAACGGGACTGGCTGTGGGAGGAATGTTAGAAGTCAAAGGAGTGACTTATGTCGTCCTTCCTGGTCCACCAAGTGAATTGAAACCGATGGTCTTAAACCAGCTTCTACCCAAGTTGATGACAGGGAGTAAGCTATATTCCCGAGTTCTTCGTTTTTTTGGAATTGGCGAGAGCCAGCTGGTGACGATTTTGGCTGATTTGATTGATCATCAAACAGATCCGACCTTGGCACCTTATGCCAAGACAGGAGAGGTGACTCTACGTCTGTCAACAAAAGCTAGCAATCAAGAAGAGGCGAATAAAGGGCTGGATATCTTGGAAAATCAAATCTTAGGTCGCCAAACTTTTGAAGGACTTTCTTTACAAGACCTTTGCTATGGTTATGGTGAAGAAACTAGTATAGCCAGCATTGTGGTAGAAGAACTGAAAAAACAGGGGAAAACCATCACGGCTGCAGAGAGCTTGACGGCAGGCCTTTTTCAAGCAACCGTAGCGGATTTTCCGGGTGCTTCCAGTATATTTAAGGGTGGTTTTGTGACCTATAGCTTGGAGGAAAAATCAAAGATGTTGGATATTCCTGCCAAGGATTTGGAAGAACAGGGTGTGGTGTCTGAATATACAGCTCAGAAGATGGCTGAGCAGGCACGAATCAAGACCCAGTCTGATTTTGGCCTTAGTTTGACTGGAGTGGCAGGACCAGATAACTTAGAAGGACACCCAGCTGGAACAGTCTTTATAGGCTTGGCTCAAGAGCAAGGAACTGAGGTCATCAAGGTTAATATTGGAGGTAGGAGTCGAGCAGATGTACGTCACATTGCGGTTATGCATGCCTTTAACCTAGTTCGCAAGGCTTTATTAAGTGACTGA
- the lytR gene encoding glycopolymer--peptidoglycan transferase LytR — MIKKIIGMVLAFLAVTVLGVGVFAYTIYQQGTETLSRTYKKIGEETNVIEATEPLTILLMGVDTGNVERTDPWEGNSDSMILVTVNPHTKKTMMLSLERDILTKIQHKDGSIEEAKLNAAYAGGGAELAISTIQKMMNIHIDRYIMVNMHGLQQLVDAVGGITVNNTLGFPISISDQEEFNTISIGVGEQTINGEEALVYSRMRYQDPEGDYGRQKRQREVIQKVVEKALSLNSVSHYQSILKALSTNMQTNIDLSAKSIPNLLGYKDSFKTIESQQLKGEGEMLQGISYQIVSREHMLEMQNILRRSLGQEEVTQLETNVVLFEDLFGRVPVANEDNQEQGVFVTNEVE; from the coding sequence ATGATTAAAAAAATTATTGGAATGGTACTAGCTTTTCTAGCTGTGACAGTTTTAGGTGTGGGCGTTTTTGCTTATACCATTTATCAGCAAGGTACAGAAACCTTATCAAGAACCTATAAAAAAATTGGGGAAGAAACCAATGTTATTGAGGCGACTGAACCCTTAACGATTCTTTTGATGGGAGTTGATACTGGAAATGTGGAACGAACGGACCCTTGGGAGGGGAATAGTGATTCCATGATTCTCGTGACGGTTAATCCTCATACGAAGAAGACCATGATGTTGAGTTTAGAACGTGATATCTTGACTAAAATTCAGCATAAAGATGGTAGTATTGAAGAAGCGAAGTTAAACGCTGCCTATGCTGGTGGTGGTGCAGAGTTAGCTATTTCAACTATTCAAAAGATGATGAACATCCATATTGATCGCTATATTATGGTCAATATGCACGGCTTGCAACAATTAGTCGATGCGGTAGGTGGTATAACTGTCAACAATACACTAGGTTTCCCGATTTCTATCAGTGACCAAGAAGAGTTCAACACTATTTCTATTGGTGTTGGAGAACAGACAATAAATGGAGAAGAAGCGCTTGTTTATTCACGCATGCGTTATCAAGACCCAGAAGGAGATTACGGACGTCAGAAGCGTCAGCGTGAAGTCATTCAAAAAGTTGTTGAAAAAGCTCTTAGCTTGAATAGTGTCAGTCACTATCAGTCTATCTTAAAAGCCCTAAGTACCAATATGCAGACTAATATTGATTTATCTGCAAAAAGTATTCCGAACTTGTTGGGCTATAAAGATTCCTTTAAAACCATTGAATCACAACAGCTGAAGGGTGAGGGAGAGATGTTGCAGGGCATTTCTTACCAGATTGTTTCTAGAGAGCATATGTTGGAAATGCAGAATATATTGCGACGTTCTTTAGGACAAGAAGAAGTCACTCAGCTTGAAACAAATGTTGTTTTATTTGAAGATTTGTTTGGACGGGTGCCTGTTGCTAATGAGGATAATCAAGAACAAGGTGTCTTTGTAACAAATGAAGTAGAGTAG
- a CDS encoding GNAT family N-acetyltransferase has translation MEYELLIREAEPGDAAELVTFLNRVSLETDFTSLDREGILLTDTEMELFLDKQARSENQITLLALLNDEIAGLVNITADQRKRVRHIGDLFIVVGKKYWNNGLGNLLLEEVIEWVQASGILRRLQLTVQTRNQAAVYLYQKHGFVIEGRQERGAYIEEGEFVDVYLMGRLID, from the coding sequence ATGGAGTATGAATTGCTCATTAGAGAAGCAGAACCTGGTGATGCTGCTGAGTTAGTGACATTTTTAAATCGTGTCAGTTTAGAAACAGATTTTACCAGTCTGGACAGGGAAGGTATTCTGTTGACAGATACGGAGATGGAGTTGTTTTTGGATAAACAGGCCCGTTCAGAAAATCAAATCACTTTACTTGCCTTGCTGAATGATGAAATTGCTGGTCTTGTAAATATCACAGCCGATCAACGTAAGAGAGTTCGTCATATTGGAGATCTTTTTATTGTGGTTGGTAAGAAATATTGGAATAATGGACTGGGAAATTTGTTACTTGAAGAAGTCATAGAATGGGTACAAGCTAGTGGCATTCTTCGTAGGCTTCAACTCACTGTCCAAACTCGTAATCAAGCTGCAGTTTATCTATATCAAAAACATGGCTTTGTAATTGAAGGTAGACAAGAGCGCGGTGCATACATAGAAGAAGGGGAATTTGTCGATGTTTACCTGATGGGTAGACTGATAGATTAG
- the tsaE gene encoding tRNA (adenosine(37)-N6)-threonylcarbamoyltransferase complex ATPase subunit type 1 TsaE: MYTKNEEELQSSGERLGYLLEKNDVLILTGELGAGKTTFTKGLAKGLQISQMIKSPTYTIVREYEGRLPLYHLDVYRIEGDADSIDLDEFLFGGGVTVIEWGHLLGDALPDTYLELEILKEGDGRRLHFQAKGLRAEKLLEELQHGV, from the coding sequence ATGTACACTAAAAATGAAGAAGAGTTACAGTCCTCAGGTGAACGTTTGGGCTATTTATTAGAAAAGAATGATGTTTTAATTCTAACTGGGGAACTTGGAGCAGGCAAAACGACCTTCACAAAAGGTCTTGCTAAAGGATTACAGATTTCCCAGATGATTAAGAGTCCAACCTATACTATTGTGAGAGAGTATGAAGGTCGTCTTCCTCTTTACCACCTAGATGTTTACCGCATTGAGGGGGATGCTGATTCTATCGACTTGGATGAGTTTCTCTTTGGTGGTGGAGTGACTGTTATTGAGTGGGGCCATCTTTTAGGAGATGCTTTGCCAGATACTTATTTAGAATTGGAAATTCTAAAAGAAGGAGACGGTCGCAGATTACATTTCCAAGCAAAGGGTTTGCGTGCAGAAAAACTCTTGGAGGAGCTTCAACATGGAGTATGA
- a CDS encoding competence protein produces the protein MMEKMKKQIRVLLLLTVFGLSSCSCLSLSTWALMLNQNCFYYLVGMLLLASIGAGLNYYSGQRNQSYSVFKEEKQQFLYSLLLLVNILGLALIVIEHILAGNTSVEGGVEVFLPSFFFLFGIDLLVFLPIQKYVNGVKKFLGKKEMCFISGLAILIFLRNPWMLLSMTFYITLGMLFLGLLVPKVIRWEVSFYSHLMRDILLVVFLLFLF, from the coding sequence ATGATGGAAAAAATGAAAAAGCAAATTCGTGTTTTGTTATTACTGACAGTTTTTGGTCTTAGTAGCTGTTCTTGTTTAAGTTTATCGACTTGGGCCTTGATGTTAAATCAAAACTGCTTCTATTATTTAGTTGGCATGTTGCTCCTTGCCAGTATTGGTGCAGGACTAAACTACTATAGTGGACAGCGAAATCAATCTTATTCAGTTTTTAAGGAAGAAAAGCAACAATTCTTGTATAGTCTGTTGCTCCTAGTAAATATTTTGGGTTTAGCTTTAATTGTTATAGAACATATCCTTGCAGGAAATACATCCGTAGAAGGAGGTGTGGAAGTCTTTCTACCGAGCTTCTTTTTCTTATTTGGTATTGATTTGTTAGTTTTTCTGCCGATTCAGAAGTATGTAAATGGAGTGAAAAAGTTTTTAGGTAAGAAAGAGATGTGTTTTATTAGTGGACTAGCTATTCTAATCTTTCTCAGAAATCCTTGGATGCTATTATCCATGACCTTTTATATCACCTTGGGAATGCTATTTCTAGGACTGTTGGTACCAAAAGTCATTCGCTGGGAAGTTTCGTTTTATAGCCATTTGATGAGAGATATCTTATTAGTTGTCTTCTTACTGTTTCTATTCTGA
- the ndk gene encoding nucleoside-diphosphate kinase: MEQTFFIIKPDGVKRGLVGEVLKRIEQRGFTIEKLELRTKVSEELIDQHYQDLVGQSFYPPIREFMTSGPVLVGIISGPKVIETWRTMMGATRPEEALPGTIRGDFAKAAGENQAIQNVVHGSDSEESAKREIALWFDGK, encoded by the coding sequence ATGGAACAGACATTTTTTATCATTAAACCAGACGGTGTAAAAAGAGGGCTAGTGGGTGAAGTATTGAAACGCATTGAACAACGTGGATTTACAATCGAAAAATTGGAGTTGCGCACAAAGGTTTCAGAAGAGTTAATTGATCAGCACTATCAGGACTTGGTTGGTCAAAGTTTTTACCCACCGATTCGTGAATTTATGACTTCGGGACCGGTTCTTGTGGGTATCATTTCTGGTCCTAAAGTAATCGAAACTTGGCGAACCATGATGGGTGCAACTCGTCCAGAAGAAGCTTTACCAGGAACGATTCGAGGTGATTTTGCAAAAGCTGCTGGAGAAAACCAAGCTATTCAAAATGTTGTACATGGTTCAGATTCAGAAGAGTCAGCTAAGCGAGAAATTGCTCTTTGGTTTGACGGAAAATAG